One window of the Labilibaculum sp. genome contains the following:
- a CDS encoding two-component regulator propeller domain-containing protein: MYRLIGIILLFVLSSFSIQAERQYSFLKVDNVDGLINNHVNCTYKDTRGFIWIGTRAGLSRFDGFQFVNYTHTTKDTTTIADNYIENIQEDADGNLWIGTLQGYVVFDINKEKFYRDLSLFIGEKSSSQNIEVLYIDKNKQKWIKPYNQNYYQRVDSVTGKLISVFPVHEKEECCVVNFQQANGDYYYLLSNGIIECYDGENYNLKFRNDHLSGKLGADSLSTALLIDAENDIWLYGNNDGLYQYQIVNEKWNHYTVHSNKIRLTSNIVKRVIQDDKGLIWVGTDHGGIDVINKFSGEVTQIYHQSDNDKSIAQNSITDLYIDDNNIIWIGTFKNGLSYYHESIHKFPHYRHLLSDPSSLPYNDVNCFVEDEKGNLWIGTNGGGLIYFNRHANTFTKYQYEEDKPNSLSGNVVVSLFIDSEKELWVGTYTGGLNRFNGKTFKRYQYSPNKNNGLTSNNIWSINEDNQQNIWVGTLGGGIVIFDRINKIFKPVPNKGNVNLPTKFVKQIYKLNNGNFFIATERGVLFYDLKEQRYKYHPLLARSTPLAISNKTVNAVYEDTRGLLWIASREGLIVVNPNTDFVKSFTVSDGLSEDFISCILEDEFQSIWVSKSSGLSQIVVNQTLPGEEYSFSIFDYTEEDGLQGKEFNTQAAYKTSKNELIFGGSNGFNMFQSKNIRYNQISPKVVFTDFQIFNKSIKPNTPINNKIVLKESITSAKSIELKYSMNVFSIEFTALNFFIPSKIKYQYKLEGFDDDWVSLDANRNRVTYTNLNPGDYYFKVKASNNDGIWNEDYAQLHIIVLPPLYATPFAYLIYILLGVGILGYFRYSMLRKERLKFDVEQGRLQAKRNHDMDEMKLRFLTNVSHEFRTPLTLILAPLDKLLKQTRSESEKKLLDTIERNARQLLNLVNQLLDFRKLELHGLRYNPSYVDIVAFLNEVTHNFEDAFNKKRIKFIFEHSTEHFIFNFDKEKLEKVMMNLLSNALKFTHEKGNVKLKLEVKDEDGIVNIIIQDNGVGIDEEDIDKIFVRFYQSENNKKLGLSGSGIGLNLAREMIQLHNGIIEVESERGKGAKFKVSLPIDKTVIIDNEDLERVEDDFVRPEQESESSEKIKKPIILLVEDNIDFRSFMKEALQEQFKIYEAQDGQKGYDTVHKVHPDLIISDVMMPKVDGLELCTMLRKDIRTSHIPFILLTARTADEDKIKGLEIGADDYITKPFNMDLLLLRVRKLLEKRSQFQKQFQKTVDISPSEVQITSMDEKLIKKAVAIVEKNISEAGFSVEDLSKELGMSRVYLYKKLVSITGKSPIEFIRIIRLKRGIQLLEKSQMNIAEIAYEVGFNSPRYFSKYFKEEYGILPTAYVKRHKQDGE; this comes from the coding sequence ATGTATAGATTGATTGGCATAATCCTGCTTTTTGTTTTATCAAGTTTCTCAATTCAGGCTGAGAGGCAATATTCTTTTCTCAAAGTTGATAATGTTGATGGATTAATTAACAACCATGTTAATTGTACTTATAAGGATACAAGAGGCTTTATTTGGATTGGAACAAGAGCTGGATTAAGTAGATTTGATGGTTTTCAGTTTGTTAATTACACACATACAACAAAAGATACAACAACAATAGCAGATAATTACATTGAGAACATACAGGAAGATGCTGATGGGAATTTGTGGATTGGTACTTTGCAGGGTTATGTTGTTTTTGATATAAATAAGGAAAAGTTTTATAGGGATTTATCATTATTCATTGGAGAAAAAAGTTCATCGCAAAATATAGAGGTTTTATACATTGATAAGAATAAACAGAAATGGATTAAGCCATATAATCAGAATTATTATCAGCGGGTTGACTCTGTTACGGGTAAATTGATAAGCGTTTTTCCTGTGCATGAAAAAGAAGAATGTTGTGTTGTGAATTTTCAACAGGCCAACGGAGATTATTATTACCTTTTAAGCAATGGAATTATCGAATGTTACGATGGAGAGAATTACAATCTCAAATTCAGAAATGATCACTTATCAGGAAAACTGGGTGCAGATAGCTTAAGTACAGCTCTTTTAATTGATGCAGAGAATGATATTTGGTTGTATGGAAATAACGATGGGCTGTATCAATACCAAATAGTAAATGAGAAGTGGAATCATTACACGGTTCATTCAAATAAAATACGCTTAACAAGTAATATCGTAAAAAGAGTTATACAAGATGATAAGGGGCTGATTTGGGTTGGGACTGACCATGGAGGTATTGATGTGATTAATAAGTTTTCCGGAGAAGTAACCCAAATATACCATCAATCCGATAACGATAAAAGTATAGCTCAGAATTCAATTACTGATTTATACATTGATGATAATAACATAATTTGGATTGGGACATTTAAAAATGGGCTAAGTTATTATCATGAGAGTATTCACAAATTTCCTCATTACAGACATTTATTGTCCGACCCATCAAGCCTGCCGTATAATGATGTAAACTGTTTCGTGGAAGATGAAAAAGGGAATTTATGGATAGGAACAAACGGAGGCGGACTTATTTATTTTAATCGTCATGCAAATACTTTTACAAAATATCAATATGAAGAAGACAAGCCTAATTCTTTAAGTGGTAATGTTGTTGTGAGCTTATTTATTGATAGTGAAAAAGAACTGTGGGTTGGAACATATACGGGAGGACTAAATCGTTTTAATGGAAAAACATTTAAAAGGTATCAATATTCACCAAATAAAAATAATGGTCTCACAAGCAACAATATATGGTCAATCAATGAAGATAATCAACAAAATATATGGGTTGGTACCCTTGGAGGAGGAATTGTAATATTCGATCGGATCAATAAGATTTTTAAACCTGTTCCGAATAAAGGGAATGTAAATTTACCAACAAAATTTGTTAAACAGATTTACAAATTAAATAATGGTAATTTCTTTATTGCAACGGAGAGAGGTGTCCTGTTTTATGACCTTAAAGAACAACGTTACAAGTATCATCCATTGCTTGCAAGATCAACGCCACTGGCCATTAGTAATAAAACAGTTAATGCAGTTTATGAAGATACCCGCGGTTTGCTTTGGATTGCTTCCCGTGAAGGTTTGATTGTGGTTAATCCCAACACAGATTTTGTTAAAAGTTTTACTGTGTCAGATGGCTTATCAGAAGATTTTATTAGTTGTATTTTAGAAGATGAGTTTCAATCTATCTGGGTAAGCAAATCAAGTGGTTTAAGTCAAATAGTAGTTAATCAGACTTTACCGGGCGAAGAATATTCATTTTCTATTTTTGATTATACAGAAGAGGATGGCTTGCAGGGAAAAGAATTTAACACACAAGCTGCATACAAAACTTCTAAAAATGAATTAATTTTTGGCGGGAGCAACGGGTTTAATATGTTTCAATCCAAAAATATCAGATACAATCAGATTTCACCAAAAGTAGTATTTACCGACTTTCAAATTTTTAATAAAAGCATCAAGCCCAATACCCCGATTAATAACAAAATTGTTCTTAAAGAATCGATTACCTCTGCTAAATCTATTGAGCTAAAGTACTCGATGAATGTTTTTTCCATCGAATTTACGGCACTTAACTTTTTTATTCCGAGTAAAATTAAATATCAATATAAATTGGAGGGATTCGATGATGATTGGGTGTCGTTGGATGCAAATCGAAATCGGGTAACCTACACCAATCTTAATCCGGGAGATTATTATTTTAAAGTTAAGGCATCCAATAACGATGGAATTTGGAATGAGGATTATGCCCAATTGCATATTATTGTGCTTCCTCCTTTATATGCAACACCATTTGCCTACTTAATTTATATTTTATTAGGTGTTGGTATCTTGGGGTATTTCAGATATTCGATGCTTCGTAAAGAGCGTCTGAAATTTGATGTTGAGCAAGGGCGCCTGCAAGCGAAACGCAATCATGATATGGATGAAATGAAACTGAGGTTTTTAACGAATGTCAGTCATGAATTTCGTACGCCATTAACGCTGATTTTAGCCCCTTTGGATAAATTGTTAAAGCAAACCAGATCCGAATCGGAAAAAAAATTGCTTGATACCATTGAGAGAAATGCCAGGCAACTGCTTAATCTGGTAAACCAGTTACTGGATTTTCGTAAGTTGGAGTTGCATGGATTGAGATACAATCCATCTTACGTTGATATTGTTGCTTTTTTAAACGAAGTGACTCATAATTTTGAGGATGCCTTTAACAAGAAGCGTATCAAATTCATATTTGAGCATTCAACAGAACATTTTATCTTCAATTTCGATAAAGAAAAACTGGAGAAGGTAATGATGAACCTATTATCCAATGCTTTAAAATTCACTCATGAAAAAGGGAATGTAAAATTAAAGTTGGAAGTAAAAGATGAAGATGGAATTGTTAATATTATTATTCAGGATAATGGTGTTGGAATAGATGAAGAGGATATCGACAAAATATTTGTGCGTTTTTATCAATCCGAAAATAATAAGAAATTGGGACTGTCTGGAAGTGGAATTGGATTGAATCTTGCCCGTGAGATGATTCAACTGCACAATGGTATTATTGAGGTGGAAAGCGAGCGGGGTAAAGGGGCCAAATTTAAAGTGAGTTTGCCAATTGATAAAACCGTTATAATAGATAATGAAGATCTGGAAAGAGTAGAAGATGATTTTGTTAGGCCTGAACAAGAATCTGAAAGTAGTGAGAAAATCAAAAAGCCGATTATTTTATTGGTTGAAGATAATATTGATTTCAGATCGTTTATGAAAGAAGCACTGCAGGAACAGTTTAAGATCTACGAGGCTCAGGATGGTCAGAAGGGGTACGATACAGTTCATAAGGTACATCCCGATTTAATTATTAGCGATGTGATGATGCCAAAAGTTGATGGCCTTGAATTGTGTACAATGCTTCGTAAAGATATCCGGACATCTCACATCCCGTTTATACTTTTAACCGCACGAACAGCTGATGAAGATAAAATTAAAGGGCTGGAAATTGGTGCTGATGATTACATAACTAAACCCTTTAATATGGATTTACTCCTTTTGCGGGTTCGTAAATTGCTTGAGAAAAGAAGTCAGTTCCAAAAACAGTTTCAAAAAACGGTTGATATTAGTCCAAGCGAAGTTCAGATTACTTCTATGGATGAAAAATTGATTAAAAAAGCCGTTGCAATAGTTGAGAAAAATATTTCAGAAGCTGGTTTTTCAGTTGAAGACTTAAGCAAGGAGTTGGGGATGAGTCGTGTTTACCTGTATAAAAAATTAGTTTCGATAACGGGTAAATCTCCTATTGAGTTTATTAGAATTATCAGATTAAAAAGAGGAATTCAACTTCTGGAAAAAAGCCAGATGAATATTGCTGAAATTGCATACGAAGTAGGATTTAACAGCCCACGTTATTTCAGTAAGTATTTTAAAGAAGAGTATGGTATTTTGCCAACGGCCTATGTAAAAAGACATAAGCAAGATGGAGAATAA
- a CDS encoding sialate O-acetylesterase has product MNSKFLVKVSLVLMLFYLIPRPAYSNVSLPAIFGKHMVMQQNSEVKLWGWGKPMEKIRVTTSWDNDTLNTVTNNNAKWSVTIKTPEAGGPYSINIEGYNSVVIDDILMGEVWLLSGQSNMEWKTSFGINNIGEEVENADNNEIRFFSVTLKTSPTKCIDVSGQWMKCTPENMNDFSAIGYFFGKELNKELKIPVGLISSNWGGTPIETWVPEQEILASNELTESAQKVPYFPWAPNMPGCVYNAMIAPIMPFPMKGVLWYQGEANVDNSATYTKTLETLVRSWRKGFKTDLAFYYAQIAPFTHYAKDAGVKVREAQRRALESIPNSGMVVMSDIGDPLDIHPRNKIDAGKRFAHLALNKTYKLSDFPASGPLFKTFLIKGSEVEVIFDCAEGLHCEKADLPYFELAGEDGIWFSAQAFIKNDKVLVKSEEVRNPVNVRFAWANSATPKLFNKDNLPASCFTTIDF; this is encoded by the coding sequence ATGAATTCAAAATTTTTAGTTAAAGTAAGCCTTGTGCTTATGCTTTTTTATTTAATTCCTAGGCCTGCTTATTCCAATGTTTCATTGCCTGCTATTTTTGGCAAGCACATGGTGATGCAGCAAAATTCAGAGGTGAAACTATGGGGTTGGGGCAAACCGATGGAAAAAATTAGAGTTACTACCTCATGGGATAATGATACCCTAAATACTGTAACCAATAATAATGCAAAATGGTCGGTAACCATAAAAACTCCTGAAGCAGGAGGTCCTTATTCAATAAATATAGAAGGATACAATTCTGTTGTTATCGATGATATATTAATGGGTGAGGTGTGGTTGCTTTCGGGGCAGTCGAATATGGAATGGAAAACCAGCTTTGGAATTAATAATATAGGAGAAGAGGTTGAAAATGCTGACAATAATGAAATTCGTTTTTTTTCAGTAACGCTTAAAACATCACCAACTAAATGTATTGATGTTTCAGGTCAGTGGATGAAATGTACGCCCGAAAACATGAATGATTTTAGTGCTATAGGTTATTTTTTTGGAAAGGAACTGAATAAAGAACTTAAGATTCCTGTTGGATTAATCAGCTCTAATTGGGGTGGAACGCCAATTGAAACATGGGTTCCGGAGCAAGAAATTTTGGCTTCGAATGAGTTAACAGAATCTGCTCAAAAGGTACCTTATTTTCCTTGGGCACCCAATATGCCTGGTTGTGTTTACAATGCAATGATAGCACCGATTATGCCTTTCCCAATGAAAGGAGTTTTGTGGTATCAGGGAGAAGCTAATGTCGATAATTCAGCAACATATACCAAAACCCTTGAGACTTTAGTGAGAAGTTGGAGGAAAGGTTTTAAAACTGATCTTGCTTTTTATTATGCACAAATAGCTCCTTTTACTCACTATGCTAAAGATGCAGGAGTAAAAGTCCGCGAAGCTCAACGCCGTGCTTTAGAATCTATTCCAAATTCGGGAATGGTTGTAATGAGTGATATTGGTGATCCTCTTGATATTCATCCACGTAATAAAATTGACGCAGGGAAGCGGTTTGCACATCTGGCACTTAATAAAACCTATAAGTTGAGTGATTTTCCAGCATCAGGACCGCTTTTTAAGACTTTTTTGATTAAAGGATCAGAAGTCGAAGTAATTTTTGATTGTGCAGAAGGATTGCATTGTGAGAAAGCTGATTTGCCCTATTTTGAATTAGCAGGAGAGGATGGAATCTGGTTTTCTGCTCAGGCTTTTATTAAAAACGACAAAGTACTTGTGAAATCAGAGGAAGTTAGGAATCCCGTTAATGTGAGATTTGCCTGGGCCAATTCAGCCACACCAAAACTTTTTAACAAGGATAATTTACCGGCTTCCTGTTTTACTACAATTGATTTTTGA
- a CDS encoding SGNH/GDSL hydrolase family protein, whose amino-acid sequence MRTIVKNIILLSCVFVFGFCNVQNQDIAFDQPNLTYEGRIMFRPDAAELSWSGSSVSIQFKGSSISATLQDLDTANYYNVIVDRKVISKLHTDTLKTKYILASGLSEGIHQVQLYKRTEWDKGKTLFYGFELPGDAKLLPAETPKKRKIEFYGNSITSAYGNEDTSGKDRPYGYFQNNYESYAAITARHFNAQYHCISKSGIGVLVSWFPLIMSEMYDRIDPNDSVLKWDFSKYTPDVVVINLFQNDSWIVNIPKNEQFKNRFGKDAPDSTTIIAAYKDFVTSIRGKYPHSSIICTLGSMDATQKGSQWPGYVQTAVSQLKDDKIFSCFFPFKNSGGHPNIKEHQVMADQLIEFIEENIEW is encoded by the coding sequence ATGAGAACTATAGTAAAGAATATCATTTTATTGTCCTGCGTGTTTGTTTTTGGATTTTGTAATGTTCAAAATCAGGATATTGCATTCGATCAGCCAAATTTAACTTACGAAGGCCGAATTATGTTTCGACCTGATGCTGCGGAGCTTTCATGGTCGGGTTCTTCGGTAAGTATCCAATTTAAGGGAAGCAGTATTTCAGCTACTTTGCAGGATTTGGATACGGCAAATTATTACAATGTGATTGTTGATCGTAAGGTGATTTCGAAATTGCATACCGATACACTGAAAACAAAATACATACTAGCCTCAGGCTTATCTGAAGGAATACATCAAGTACAATTGTATAAACGTACCGAATGGGATAAAGGGAAAACATTGTTTTATGGTTTTGAATTACCCGGTGATGCAAAACTTCTGCCGGCGGAAACACCCAAAAAGAGAAAAATAGAGTTCTACGGAAACTCCATTACCTCTGCGTATGGAAATGAAGATACTAGTGGAAAAGATCGTCCGTATGGTTATTTTCAAAATAACTATGAATCATACGCAGCTATTACAGCAAGACATTTTAATGCTCAATACCATTGTATTTCTAAAAGTGGTATCGGAGTATTGGTTAGTTGGTTTCCATTGATTATGTCCGAAATGTATGATCGAATCGACCCAAATGACTCAGTTTTAAAATGGGATTTTTCCAAATATACACCTGATGTAGTAGTAATTAATCTTTTTCAGAACGATTCATGGATCGTAAATATCCCCAAAAATGAGCAGTTTAAAAATAGATTTGGTAAGGATGCACCCGATTCAACAACTATTATTGCAGCTTACAAAGATTTCGTCACTTCCATTCGCGGTAAGTATCCACATTCGTCTATTATCTGTACCCTTGGCAGTATGGATGCAACCCAAAAAGGATCTCAGTGGCCTGGATATGTACAAACAGCAGTAAGTCAATTAAAGGATGATAAGATATTCTCTTGTTT